From Salvia splendens isolate huo1 chromosome 3, SspV2, whole genome shotgun sequence, a single genomic window includes:
- the LOC121794620 gene encoding dentin sialophosphoprotein-like isoform X2, with translation MQGPSDEANCDSLTNMVTSENSSRCSSKSSKDHLGKPWSCNLCSAPCSSCFHINKAVLKSNNDPGGETCAGNTETGQLSILSTVGGMDSTADSFSENAAGKASSRTSNASDGWRSPEGHDDCLSCVSGTDEQLNRKSDTEDSGNKCNKQNGGEIFRKMSPSSSQTGTYSQNSGTVGVYHTKSTDDATDIQKVRNTSEASNGKNLPHEENPVKVKDDRPSDTKVELLKGSTEHLNSSSPNGVASDDVCGDPPKMNLNPTEKNDDMEIDPHPADESDDSDMVEQDVKVCDICGDAGREDLLAICSRCTDGAEHTYCMREMLEKLPEGEWLCEECNTLELAGKGKQEKIGSVYENEKNNSSGRVSENLNNSDVEGRRTKSSTKNPSKRLRDDEDSEVSSIAKKPALESTVRSPKTSNSKQAVLSRMSSLKNLDKGRLRSPNRSTLDTIPANDVTELAKPSLDARGLNLRGNFSKSNSFHSLNSKPKTKLVDQVVMQRQKSAKEHGSFRLKEDVVRSIGKSMSFRSTNPNRSESNIKMLSPRSSNIHDVKNTKERSAFERQRSFRTEHPSNNSVMGASMSSTSRIDKRPSFRAESSSLASPTNHQEVKPVQTDGKSTALSRSFSLASRRNADLPSTTGEFKRPSKHGHSIPVVSSANGANNTEQKYNHASLKQDPALRDVSEKLSISASEGVSDGLVQSKDLANSTDRPREYSGSRLGPPSMRSSRDESDNLKAAIEAAVLRKPGVYRKHRASGQSDQSSAQILAPVASHIDHMSSAKSRKLSSDAELAEWPPISRKFTSDPLKEETPNCIKQPLLLSGEGASSGVRDGVHVGISSRDALSNVPAVMPLLLKSLAIPEHEYIWQGSFEICRSGQTFDLWDGIQAHLSTCASPKVAEAVNKFNNRIILYEVPRTSTWPAQFQKNGVGDDNIALFFFAKDLQSYEKIYKVLLDNMMKNDLALRGNINGVELLIFPSNQLPVKLQRWNMLFFLWGVFRGKKEPSPQQMPESTIAPRDIPPPIMSLPENRCSLTPISDNASQNRHPGLNVPASEELQGVPSVVKRDVGMDISLLDQLGNGLNSSSSSTAKGDGPKQCGGWGSYQENAINSGCCPPVAVTGPEAGRDQTLMETKTPLDNPYSLHDSCASVASTPKDRTCEGVILEKTGHLDELKLRMDAIDLSRDAEPPMEDDRCITDLNVEPDKWLFSHKEPVLPGPSSSGNHNLSSGTGYVSPGNDNMHNETVRTLEKVNHVPTVSYALQSQHGESDLGSIPKYYEHGHGEKFFFPVQSQPPNPWKTHLLDDDGLSDKAPNLELALGAERKPQSLGIEPLFLSKIDHKVHDERILEEARKKKAEEDVSASLSLSLSFPFPEKEVEAKSEQQLMSQRKHVNTSSRFLFGKLRDN, from the exons GTGACATCTGAAAATAGCAGCCGTTGCTCCAGTAAAAGCTCAAAGGACCATTTAGGGAAGCCTTGGTCGTGCAACTTGTGCTCTGCTCCTTGCTCTTCCTGCTTTCATATTAATAAGGCTGTACTGAAATCAAACAATGATCCTGGTGGAGAAACCTGTGCTGGGAATACTGAAACTGGGCAATTAAGCATACTGAGCACTGTTGGAGGCATGGATTCAACTGCTGATTCCTTTTCTGAAAATGCAGCAGGCAAGGCTTCTTCAAGGACTTCCAATGCATCCGATGGCTGGAGATCTCCAGAAGGTCATGATGATTGCTTGTCATGTGTCAGTGGAACTGACGAACAGTTGAATAGAAAATCTGATACAGAAGATAGTGGGAATAAGTGTAATAAGCAGAACGGTGGAGAAATTTTTAGGAAGATGTCACCTAGTAGCTCACAAACTGGGACATATTCACAAAATTCAGGCACAGTAGGAGTTTATCATACAAAAAGCACTGATGATGCTACTGACATACAGAAGGTTCGGAATACCTCTGAAGCTTCCAATGGTAAGAACTTACCACATGAAGAAAACCCAGTAAAGGTAAAGGATGATAGGCCTTCAGATACTAAAGTAGAGCTGTTGAAGGGTTCAACTGAGCATTTAAATTCATCATCACCTAATGGCGTGGCTTCTGATGATGTTTGTGGTGATCCTCCAAAAATGAATTTGAACCCCACAGAGAAGAATGATGACATGGAGATTGACCCTCATCCTGCTGATGAGAGTGATGACTCAGATATGGTGGAACAAGAT GTGAAAGTCTGTGATATCTGTGGGGATGCCGGGAGGGAGGATTTGCTTGCTATATGCTCTCGGTGCACTGATGGAGCAGAACACAC GTACTGTATGCGGGAAATGCTGGAGAAACTCCCTGAAGGTGAATGGCTTTGTGAAGAATGCAATACACTGGAGCTGGCAGGAAAAGGAAAGCAAGAAAAGATTGGAAGTGTGtatgaaaatgagaaaaataattcatcagGTCGAGTAAGTGAAAATTTAAACAACTCTGATGTTGAGGGACGCAGAACAAAGAGTTCAACAAAAAATCCTTCTAAAAGGCTTCGAGACGACGAAGATTCTGAAGTTTCTTCTATTGCAAAAAAGCCTGCCCTTGAGTCGACAGTTAGGTCGCCAAAGACGTCCAATTCCAAACAAGCTGTTCTTTCTCGCATGAGTTCTTTAAAAAACTTAGATAAGGGTAGACTACGGTCTCCAAATCGTTCTACTTTAGACACAATCCCAGCTAATGATGTTACAGAATTGGCCAAGCCTTCTTTAGATGCACGAGGGCTCAATTTACGAG GTAATTTCTCAAAATCTAATTCTTTCCATTCTCTGAATTCAAAACCAAAGACCAAGCTCGTAGATCAAGTTGTTATGCAGAGGCAGAAATCAGCTAAGGAACATGGTTCTTTTCGTCTTAAAGAGGATGTTGTCAGATCTATAGGCAAATCTATGTCATTTAGATCTACAAATCCCAATCGTTCTGAATCAAATATAAAGATGTTATCTCCTAGATCATCTAACATCCATGACGttaaaaatacaaaagaaaGGAGTGCATTTGAAAGGCAGCGCTCATTCAGAACAGAACATCCATCAAATAATTCAGTGATGGGTGCTTCCATGAGTTCGACATCACGAATTGATAAAAGACCATCCTTCAGGGCAGAATCATCTTCACTTGCCTCCCCAACCAATCACCAGGAGGTGAAGCCAGTACAAACTGATGGTAAATCAACAGCATTATCGAGGTCATTTAGTCTTGCATCTCGAAGGAATGCAGATTTACCCAGTACTACAG GTGAATTTAAGAGACCATCAAAACATGGCCATAGTATTCCTGTGGTTTCATCAGCCAATGGAGCTAATAATACTGAACAAAAATATAATCATGCTAGCTTGAAGCAGGATCCTGCCTTACGTGATGTTTCTGAAAAGTTGTCTATTAGTGCTAGTGAAGGTGTATCTGATGGATTGGTTCAGTCTAAGGATTTAGCAAATTCTACTGACCGACCTAGGGAATATTCTGGAAGCCGCTTGGGCCCACCATCTATGAGGTCCTCAAGAGATGAAAGTGACAACCTGAAAGCTGCAATTGAAGCTGCTGTTCTGAGGAAACCAGGAGTTTACCGGAAGCATAGAGCTTCTGGTCAATCTGATCAGTCATCTGCTCAAATATTGGCTCCTGTAGCTTCTCATATAGACCACATGTCAAGTGCCAAAAGTAGAAAGCTATCTTCTGACGCGGAGCTAGCTGAGTGGCCTCCAATATCTCGGAAATTTACTTCTGACCCTCTTAAAGAGGAAACTCCCAATTGCATAAAGCAGCCCTTGCTGCTTAGTGGGGAGGGTGCTTCTTCTGGAGTTCGAGATGGTGTCCATGTTGGCATTTCCTCGAGGGATGCACTCAGTAATGTTCCAGCAGTAATGCCTCTATTGTTGAAATCCTTAGCAATCCCTGAGCATGAATATATTTGGCA GGGAAGTTTTGAGATTTGCCGAAGTGGTCAAACATTTGATTTGTGGGATGGAATCCAAGCTCATCTATCTACATGCGCTTCACCTAAAGTTGCTGAAGCTGTAAACAAATTTAATAACAGAATTATACTCTATGAAGTTCCTCGCACAAGCACCTGGCCTGCCCAGTTTCAGAAAAATGGTGTTGGAGACGATAACATAGCCCTTTTCTTTTTCGCTAAAGATCTTCAGAG TTATGAGAAAATTTACAAAGTTTTACTGGATAATATGATGAAGAATGACCTTGCTCTCAGAGGAAATATCAACGGTGTTGAGCTCCTCATATTTCCTTCTAATCAGCTTCCTGTTAAATTGCAAC GGTGGAATATGTTATTCTTCCTGTGGGGTGTTTTCAGAGGAAAGAAAGAACCTAGCCCGCAGCAAATGCCTGAATCCACAATTGCACCTCGAGATATTCCTCCTCCAATAATGTCTTTGCCTGAAAATAGATGCTCACTCACGCCTATTTCTGATAATGCAAGCCAAAATAGACATCCAGGGCTTAATGTGCCTGCTTCAGAAGAGTTACAGGGTGTACCTAGTGTTGTTAAAAGAGATGTTGGTATGGATATATCTCTTCTGGATCAGCTTGGAAATGGGCTAAATTCTAGTTCGTCATCTACAGCAAAAGGTGATGGTCCAAAGCAATGTGGAGGGTGGGGTTCTTATCAG GAAAATGCCATCAATTCAGGGTGCTGCCCCCCTGTTGCTGTGACGGGCCCTGAAGCTGGAAGGGACCAAACGCTAATGGAAACTAAAACTCCACTTGACAATCCATATTCACTACATGATTCCTGCGCATCAGTGGCTAGCACGCCTAAGGACCGCACATGTGAAGGAGTTATATTGGAGAAAACAGGTCATCTAGATGAGTTGAAGTTAAGAATGGATGCTATAGATCTATCAAGGGATGCAGAACCGCCCATGGAGGATGACAGGTGCATTACAGACCTAAATGTGGAGCCCGACAAATGGCTGTTTAGCCATAAAGAACCGGTGCTTCCTGGACCGTCATCTTCAGGGAATCATAATCTTTCTTCTGGAACTGGTTATGTGTCGCCCGGAAATGATAATATGCACAATGAAACTGTCAGAACACTTGAAAAA GTAAATCATGTTCCTACGGTCTCATATGCACTGCAGAGTCAACATGGTGAATCTGATCTTGGGTCTATCCCTAAATACTATGAACATGGGCATGGTGAAAAGTTCTTCTTCCCTGTGCAATCGCAGCCACCCAATCCCTGGAAAACACATCTACTGGATGATGATGGGCTGAGTGACAAAGCACCGAATCTAGAGCTTGCTTTAGGGGCCGAAAGAAAACCACAGAGTTTGGGCATTGAGCCGCTATTTCTTAGTAAAATAGATCATAAAGTACACGATGAACGTATTCTGGAAGAGGcaaggaagaagaaggcagaggaGGATGTATCAGCATCCCTTTCCCTTTCTCTGTCTTTTCCCTTCCCAGAGAAGGAGGTGGAGGCCAAAAGTGAGCAGCAGCTCATGTCTCAGAGGAAACATGTGAATACCTCTTCAAGGTTTCTATTTGGAAAATTGAGAGACAATTAG
- the LOC121794620 gene encoding dentin sialophosphoprotein-like isoform X1, with protein sequence MRNQRQRTLQDICDVTPTLSQPQITPVLRGNVRMQGPSDEANCDSLTNMVTSENSSRCSSKSSKDHLGKPWSCNLCSAPCSSCFHINKAVLKSNNDPGGETCAGNTETGQLSILSTVGGMDSTADSFSENAAGKASSRTSNASDGWRSPEGHDDCLSCVSGTDEQLNRKSDTEDSGNKCNKQNGGEIFRKMSPSSSQTGTYSQNSGTVGVYHTKSTDDATDIQKVRNTSEASNGKNLPHEENPVKVKDDRPSDTKVELLKGSTEHLNSSSPNGVASDDVCGDPPKMNLNPTEKNDDMEIDPHPADESDDSDMVEQDVKVCDICGDAGREDLLAICSRCTDGAEHTYCMREMLEKLPEGEWLCEECNTLELAGKGKQEKIGSVYENEKNNSSGRVSENLNNSDVEGRRTKSSTKNPSKRLRDDEDSEVSSIAKKPALESTVRSPKTSNSKQAVLSRMSSLKNLDKGRLRSPNRSTLDTIPANDVTELAKPSLDARGLNLRGNFSKSNSFHSLNSKPKTKLVDQVVMQRQKSAKEHGSFRLKEDVVRSIGKSMSFRSTNPNRSESNIKMLSPRSSNIHDVKNTKERSAFERQRSFRTEHPSNNSVMGASMSSTSRIDKRPSFRAESSSLASPTNHQEVKPVQTDGKSTALSRSFSLASRRNADLPSTTGEFKRPSKHGHSIPVVSSANGANNTEQKYNHASLKQDPALRDVSEKLSISASEGVSDGLVQSKDLANSTDRPREYSGSRLGPPSMRSSRDESDNLKAAIEAAVLRKPGVYRKHRASGQSDQSSAQILAPVASHIDHMSSAKSRKLSSDAELAEWPPISRKFTSDPLKEETPNCIKQPLLLSGEGASSGVRDGVHVGISSRDALSNVPAVMPLLLKSLAIPEHEYIWQGSFEICRSGQTFDLWDGIQAHLSTCASPKVAEAVNKFNNRIILYEVPRTSTWPAQFQKNGVGDDNIALFFFAKDLQSYEKIYKVLLDNMMKNDLALRGNINGVELLIFPSNQLPVKLQRWNMLFFLWGVFRGKKEPSPQQMPESTIAPRDIPPPIMSLPENRCSLTPISDNASQNRHPGLNVPASEELQGVPSVVKRDVGMDISLLDQLGNGLNSSSSSTAKGDGPKQCGGWGSYQENAINSGCCPPVAVTGPEAGRDQTLMETKTPLDNPYSLHDSCASVASTPKDRTCEGVILEKTGHLDELKLRMDAIDLSRDAEPPMEDDRCITDLNVEPDKWLFSHKEPVLPGPSSSGNHNLSSGTGYVSPGNDNMHNETVRTLEKVNHVPTVSYALQSQHGESDLGSIPKYYEHGHGEKFFFPVQSQPPNPWKTHLLDDDGLSDKAPNLELALGAERKPQSLGIEPLFLSKIDHKVHDERILEEARKKKAEEDVSASLSLSLSFPFPEKEVEAKSEQQLMSQRKHVNTSSRFLFGKLRDN encoded by the exons GTGACATCTGAAAATAGCAGCCGTTGCTCCAGTAAAAGCTCAAAGGACCATTTAGGGAAGCCTTGGTCGTGCAACTTGTGCTCTGCTCCTTGCTCTTCCTGCTTTCATATTAATAAGGCTGTACTGAAATCAAACAATGATCCTGGTGGAGAAACCTGTGCTGGGAATACTGAAACTGGGCAATTAAGCATACTGAGCACTGTTGGAGGCATGGATTCAACTGCTGATTCCTTTTCTGAAAATGCAGCAGGCAAGGCTTCTTCAAGGACTTCCAATGCATCCGATGGCTGGAGATCTCCAGAAGGTCATGATGATTGCTTGTCATGTGTCAGTGGAACTGACGAACAGTTGAATAGAAAATCTGATACAGAAGATAGTGGGAATAAGTGTAATAAGCAGAACGGTGGAGAAATTTTTAGGAAGATGTCACCTAGTAGCTCACAAACTGGGACATATTCACAAAATTCAGGCACAGTAGGAGTTTATCATACAAAAAGCACTGATGATGCTACTGACATACAGAAGGTTCGGAATACCTCTGAAGCTTCCAATGGTAAGAACTTACCACATGAAGAAAACCCAGTAAAGGTAAAGGATGATAGGCCTTCAGATACTAAAGTAGAGCTGTTGAAGGGTTCAACTGAGCATTTAAATTCATCATCACCTAATGGCGTGGCTTCTGATGATGTTTGTGGTGATCCTCCAAAAATGAATTTGAACCCCACAGAGAAGAATGATGACATGGAGATTGACCCTCATCCTGCTGATGAGAGTGATGACTCAGATATGGTGGAACAAGAT GTGAAAGTCTGTGATATCTGTGGGGATGCCGGGAGGGAGGATTTGCTTGCTATATGCTCTCGGTGCACTGATGGAGCAGAACACAC GTACTGTATGCGGGAAATGCTGGAGAAACTCCCTGAAGGTGAATGGCTTTGTGAAGAATGCAATACACTGGAGCTGGCAGGAAAAGGAAAGCAAGAAAAGATTGGAAGTGTGtatgaaaatgagaaaaataattcatcagGTCGAGTAAGTGAAAATTTAAACAACTCTGATGTTGAGGGACGCAGAACAAAGAGTTCAACAAAAAATCCTTCTAAAAGGCTTCGAGACGACGAAGATTCTGAAGTTTCTTCTATTGCAAAAAAGCCTGCCCTTGAGTCGACAGTTAGGTCGCCAAAGACGTCCAATTCCAAACAAGCTGTTCTTTCTCGCATGAGTTCTTTAAAAAACTTAGATAAGGGTAGACTACGGTCTCCAAATCGTTCTACTTTAGACACAATCCCAGCTAATGATGTTACAGAATTGGCCAAGCCTTCTTTAGATGCACGAGGGCTCAATTTACGAG GTAATTTCTCAAAATCTAATTCTTTCCATTCTCTGAATTCAAAACCAAAGACCAAGCTCGTAGATCAAGTTGTTATGCAGAGGCAGAAATCAGCTAAGGAACATGGTTCTTTTCGTCTTAAAGAGGATGTTGTCAGATCTATAGGCAAATCTATGTCATTTAGATCTACAAATCCCAATCGTTCTGAATCAAATATAAAGATGTTATCTCCTAGATCATCTAACATCCATGACGttaaaaatacaaaagaaaGGAGTGCATTTGAAAGGCAGCGCTCATTCAGAACAGAACATCCATCAAATAATTCAGTGATGGGTGCTTCCATGAGTTCGACATCACGAATTGATAAAAGACCATCCTTCAGGGCAGAATCATCTTCACTTGCCTCCCCAACCAATCACCAGGAGGTGAAGCCAGTACAAACTGATGGTAAATCAACAGCATTATCGAGGTCATTTAGTCTTGCATCTCGAAGGAATGCAGATTTACCCAGTACTACAG GTGAATTTAAGAGACCATCAAAACATGGCCATAGTATTCCTGTGGTTTCATCAGCCAATGGAGCTAATAATACTGAACAAAAATATAATCATGCTAGCTTGAAGCAGGATCCTGCCTTACGTGATGTTTCTGAAAAGTTGTCTATTAGTGCTAGTGAAGGTGTATCTGATGGATTGGTTCAGTCTAAGGATTTAGCAAATTCTACTGACCGACCTAGGGAATATTCTGGAAGCCGCTTGGGCCCACCATCTATGAGGTCCTCAAGAGATGAAAGTGACAACCTGAAAGCTGCAATTGAAGCTGCTGTTCTGAGGAAACCAGGAGTTTACCGGAAGCATAGAGCTTCTGGTCAATCTGATCAGTCATCTGCTCAAATATTGGCTCCTGTAGCTTCTCATATAGACCACATGTCAAGTGCCAAAAGTAGAAAGCTATCTTCTGACGCGGAGCTAGCTGAGTGGCCTCCAATATCTCGGAAATTTACTTCTGACCCTCTTAAAGAGGAAACTCCCAATTGCATAAAGCAGCCCTTGCTGCTTAGTGGGGAGGGTGCTTCTTCTGGAGTTCGAGATGGTGTCCATGTTGGCATTTCCTCGAGGGATGCACTCAGTAATGTTCCAGCAGTAATGCCTCTATTGTTGAAATCCTTAGCAATCCCTGAGCATGAATATATTTGGCA GGGAAGTTTTGAGATTTGCCGAAGTGGTCAAACATTTGATTTGTGGGATGGAATCCAAGCTCATCTATCTACATGCGCTTCACCTAAAGTTGCTGAAGCTGTAAACAAATTTAATAACAGAATTATACTCTATGAAGTTCCTCGCACAAGCACCTGGCCTGCCCAGTTTCAGAAAAATGGTGTTGGAGACGATAACATAGCCCTTTTCTTTTTCGCTAAAGATCTTCAGAG TTATGAGAAAATTTACAAAGTTTTACTGGATAATATGATGAAGAATGACCTTGCTCTCAGAGGAAATATCAACGGTGTTGAGCTCCTCATATTTCCTTCTAATCAGCTTCCTGTTAAATTGCAAC GGTGGAATATGTTATTCTTCCTGTGGGGTGTTTTCAGAGGAAAGAAAGAACCTAGCCCGCAGCAAATGCCTGAATCCACAATTGCACCTCGAGATATTCCTCCTCCAATAATGTCTTTGCCTGAAAATAGATGCTCACTCACGCCTATTTCTGATAATGCAAGCCAAAATAGACATCCAGGGCTTAATGTGCCTGCTTCAGAAGAGTTACAGGGTGTACCTAGTGTTGTTAAAAGAGATGTTGGTATGGATATATCTCTTCTGGATCAGCTTGGAAATGGGCTAAATTCTAGTTCGTCATCTACAGCAAAAGGTGATGGTCCAAAGCAATGTGGAGGGTGGGGTTCTTATCAG GAAAATGCCATCAATTCAGGGTGCTGCCCCCCTGTTGCTGTGACGGGCCCTGAAGCTGGAAGGGACCAAACGCTAATGGAAACTAAAACTCCACTTGACAATCCATATTCACTACATGATTCCTGCGCATCAGTGGCTAGCACGCCTAAGGACCGCACATGTGAAGGAGTTATATTGGAGAAAACAGGTCATCTAGATGAGTTGAAGTTAAGAATGGATGCTATAGATCTATCAAGGGATGCAGAACCGCCCATGGAGGATGACAGGTGCATTACAGACCTAAATGTGGAGCCCGACAAATGGCTGTTTAGCCATAAAGAACCGGTGCTTCCTGGACCGTCATCTTCAGGGAATCATAATCTTTCTTCTGGAACTGGTTATGTGTCGCCCGGAAATGATAATATGCACAATGAAACTGTCAGAACACTTGAAAAA GTAAATCATGTTCCTACGGTCTCATATGCACTGCAGAGTCAACATGGTGAATCTGATCTTGGGTCTATCCCTAAATACTATGAACATGGGCATGGTGAAAAGTTCTTCTTCCCTGTGCAATCGCAGCCACCCAATCCCTGGAAAACACATCTACTGGATGATGATGGGCTGAGTGACAAAGCACCGAATCTAGAGCTTGCTTTAGGGGCCGAAAGAAAACCACAGAGTTTGGGCATTGAGCCGCTATTTCTTAGTAAAATAGATCATAAAGTACACGATGAACGTATTCTGGAAGAGGcaaggaagaagaaggcagaggaGGATGTATCAGCATCCCTTTCCCTTTCTCTGTCTTTTCCCTTCCCAGAGAAGGAGGTGGAGGCCAAAAGTGAGCAGCAGCTCATGTCTCAGAGGAAACATGTGAATACCTCTTCAAGGTTTCTATTTGGAAAATTGAGAGACAATTAG